In the genome of Neosynechococcus sphagnicola sy1, one region contains:
- a CDS encoding aldo/keto reductase translates to MRYRRFGKTNLHLSVFSLGTMRCLASAEILWQTVQQAVALGINHLETARGYGKSEEYLGQALHHGVGVCRSELVITTKLPPMLSADVVDRWIDESLERLQIDYLDCLALHGVNTPEHLEWVQAPKGCRDALQQVLADGRVRHLGFSTHGSLEIIQGAIATGQFEFVNLHYSYFFQRHQPVLQLAQEQDLGVFIISPADKGGLLYTPPPTLEDLCQPFSPLELNYRFLLSDRRITTLSVGAANAAELITPLQTADQDGPLTPQELAVLTSLETHQSNALGSDRCRQCYDCLPCPAAIQIPEVLRLRNLAIAFDMQAYGEYRYRMFENAGHWFPGMKGNHCTECGDCLPRCPENLNIPELLKDSHERLKTTEGRRLWG, encoded by the coding sequence ATGCGCTATCGTCGCTTTGGCAAAACCAATTTACACCTGTCTGTCTTTTCCTTGGGAACCATGCGCTGTCTGGCCTCCGCAGAGATTCTCTGGCAGACGGTACAACAGGCTGTGGCGCTGGGCATCAATCACTTAGAAACCGCCCGAGGCTATGGCAAAAGTGAAGAATATTTAGGACAGGCCCTGCACCACGGAGTCGGAGTCTGCCGCTCTGAGTTGGTGATCACAACGAAGTTGCCCCCGATGCTGTCCGCCGATGTCGTCGATCGCTGGATTGATGAATCGTTAGAGCGACTCCAGATCGATTATCTCGATTGTCTAGCCCTCCATGGGGTCAACACCCCCGAACATCTTGAATGGGTGCAGGCTCCCAAGGGCTGTAGAGACGCGTTGCAGCAGGTGCTTGCGGATGGACGGGTGCGGCATTTGGGTTTTTCGACCCACGGTTCCCTAGAAATCATTCAAGGGGCGATCGCGACGGGGCAGTTTGAGTTCGTCAACCTCCATTACTCTTACTTCTTTCAACGCCATCAACCGGTTCTCCAACTTGCCCAGGAACAAGATCTGGGGGTGTTCATCATTTCCCCTGCCGATAAAGGGGGGCTGCTCTACACTCCCCCACCCACCCTCGAAGATCTTTGTCAGCCCTTTTCTCCCTTGGAACTGAACTATCGGTTTCTGTTGAGCGATCGCCGGATTACTACCCTGAGTGTCGGGGCAGCCAATGCCGCCGAACTGATAACACCGCTGCAAACCGCTGATCAAGATGGGCCACTGACTCCCCAGGAGTTGGCAGTGCTCACCTCCCTAGAAACCCACCAATCGAATGCATTGGGGAGCGATCGCTGTCGTCAGTGCTATGACTGTCTACCCTGTCCCGCCGCTATTCAGATTCCGGAGGTGTTGCGGCTACGAAACTTGGCGATCGCCTTCGATATGCAAGCCTACGGAGAGTATCGCTATCGCATGTTTGAAAATGCTGGACATTGGTTCCCTGGAATGAAAGGCAACCATTGCACGGAGTGTGGAGATTGCCTGCCCCGCTGTCCGGAAAATCTGAACATTCCCGAGTTGTTGAAAGACAGCCATGAGCGCCTGAAAACCACTGAAGGTAGGCGACTATGGGGATGA